The proteins below come from a single Brachyspira hampsonii genomic window:
- the xylA gene encoding xylose isomerase: MEYFTSTDKVFYKGKDSKDAFSFKQYNASEVISGKTMEEWMPFAMSWWHTLAAGSADPFGAPAASRPWNGKEALEASKMRVEAGFELMQKLGMNYFCFHDRDLAPEYKTLKETNEKLDMIVDLVAESMSKTGKKLLWATSSLFTNPRYMHGAATSPYADVFAVAAAQTKKTMDIAKKLDAKGYVFWGGREGYETLLNTDMKRELDHLAYFLSMAVEYKEKIGFKGQFFIEPKPKEPTKHQYDFDAAATLEFLYHYNLDKYFELNLEVNHATLAGHTMQHEMQVARNHGKLGSVDINYGDTFLGWDTDMFLTNVYDAVLMMVEIIRNGGLKNGGFNFDAKVRRPSHTMDDLMYAYIAGMDTLAWGLRIADKIVKDGCFDKFIEERYSSYNSGIGAKIESKSTSLEELYNYALELEEKELPSGNQELLEAKLNQFIYNL; encoded by the coding sequence TGCTTCAGAAGTTATATCAGGTAAAACTATGGAAGAGTGGATGCCTTTTGCAATGAGTTGGTGGCATACATTAGCTGCCGGAAGTGCTGATCCTTTTGGTGCTCCTGCTGCAAGCAGACCTTGGAATGGTAAAGAGGCATTAGAGGCTTCTAAGATGAGAGTAGAGGCTGGATTTGAACTTATGCAGAAGTTAGGAATGAATTATTTCTGTTTTCATGACAGAGATTTAGCTCCTGAATATAAAACTTTGAAAGAAACTAATGAAAAATTAGACATGATAGTAGATTTAGTAGCAGAAAGTATGTCTAAAACAGGCAAAAAACTTTTATGGGCTACTTCTTCTTTATTTACAAATCCTAGATATATGCATGGTGCTGCTACTAGCCCTTATGCTGATGTTTTTGCAGTTGCTGCTGCTCAGACTAAAAAAACTATGGATATAGCTAAAAAATTAGATGCTAAAGGATATGTATTCTGGGGTGGAAGAGAAGGTTACGAAACTTTACTCAATACTGATATGAAAAGAGAATTGGATCATTTAGCTTATTTCTTATCTATGGCAGTTGAATATAAAGAAAAAATAGGATTTAAAGGACAATTCTTCATTGAACCAAAACCAAAAGAACCAACAAAACATCAATATGATTTTGATGCTGCTGCTACTTTAGAATTCTTATATCACTATAATTTGGATAAATATTTTGAGCTTAATTTAGAAGTCAATCATGCCACTTTGGCAGGACATACTATGCAGCATGAAATGCAGGTTGCTAGAAATCATGGAAAATTGGGCTCTGTTGATATTAACTATGGAGATACTTTCTTGGGTTGGGATACAGATATGTTCCTTACTAATGTATATGATGCTGTATTAATGATGGTAGAGATTATAAGAAACGGCGGATTAAAAAACGGCGGATTTAACTTTGATGCTAAAGTAAGAAGACCATCTCATACTATGGACGATTTAATGTATGCATACATTGCTGGAATGGATACTTTAGCTTGGGGTTTAAGAATAGCTGACAAAATAGTTAAAGATGGATGTTTTGATAAATTTATAGAAGAAAGATATAGTTCTTATAATAGCGGAATCGGTGCAAAAATAGAAAGTAAATCAACTTCATTAGAAGAATTATATAATTATGCACTAGAGTTAGAAGAAAAAGAACTTCCTAGCGGAAATCAGGAATTACTTGAAGCCAAATTAAATCAATTTATATATAATTTATAA
- the xylF gene encoding D-xylose ABC transporter substrate-binding protein, protein MKKIIAILISLSLFALSCSNKASDTAADKGGDKIKIGLSLDDLRLERWQKDRDYFVKEAESLGAEVIYISSDGNATKQLADIENLIAQNVDVLVVIANDGNSLSPAIMQASQDGIPTLAYDRMINNCDIAHYVTFDLEKVGRMQAEGILEITNKGRFYYLGGSPTDNNAQYFRKGAMDALKPYIDSGDIELIGEQSTRDWLPDVALQIIEDMLTAQNNNVTAIVAANDAIGGAAVQALKAQGLAGKVPVSGQDADLAALQRIARGEQAVTVYKPIHLIAKECAKAAVALAKGEQALSNSSLNNGYKDVHTFYIEPIKVTKDNLDSTVIADGWATKEDVYGN, encoded by the coding sequence ATGAAAAAAATCATAGCCATTTTAATTTCTTTATCTCTATTTGCTTTATCATGTTCAAATAAAGCATCTGATACAGCAGCTGATAAAGGAGGGGATAAAATCAAAATAGGTTTATCTTTAGATGACTTGAGACTTGAGCGTTGGCAAAAAGATAGAGATTATTTTGTAAAAGAAGCTGAAAGTTTGGGTGCTGAAGTTATTTATATTTCAAGCGATGGAAATGCTACTAAACAGCTTGCTGATATTGAAAATTTAATAGCACAGAATGTTGATGTTTTAGTAGTTATAGCAAATGACGGAAATAGTCTTTCTCCAGCTATAATGCAGGCATCTCAGGACGGTATACCAACATTAGCCTATGACAGAATGATAAATAATTGCGATATAGCACATTATGTAACTTTTGACTTAGAAAAAGTTGGAAGAATGCAGGCAGAAGGTATATTGGAAATTACTAATAAAGGAAGATTTTATTATTTAGGAGGATCTCCTACTGATAATAATGCTCAATATTTCAGAAAAGGTGCTATGGATGCTCTTAAACCTTATATAGACAGCGGAGATATAGAACTTATAGGCGAACAATCTACAAGAGATTGGCTTCCTGATGTTGCTTTACAAATAATAGAGGATATGTTAACAGCTCAGAATAATAATGTTACTGCTATAGTAGCAGCTAATGATGCTATAGGCGGTGCAGCTGTTCAGGCTTTAAAAGCTCAAGGATTAGCAGGAAAAGTACCTGTTTCAGGACAAGACGCTGATTTAGCAGCTTTACAAAGAATAGCTAGAGGTGAGCAGGCTGTTACAGTTTATAAACCTATACATTTAATAGCTAAAGAATGTGCTAAGGCAGCTGTAGCATTAGCTAAAGGAGAGCAAGCATTAAGCAACAGTTCATTAAATAATGGCTATAAAGATGTTCATACATTTTATATTGAACCAATCAAAGTTACAAAAGATAATTTAGATTCTACTGTAATAGCTGATGGTTGGGCTACAAAAGAAGATGTTTATGGGAATTAA
- a CDS encoding ATP-binding cassette domain-containing protein, which translates to MQECILEMKDIHKSFSGVKALSGISLSLRKQEILGLCGENGAGKSTLMKILSGIYPFGTYDGSIFVNGKEMRFNGIKDAESAGIAIIHQELNLIPEMNVVENLFLGNFINKFGILNKDEMYIKAKEALSVIAPNIDPESKIKDLGTGEQQMVEIAKAILKNANILIFDEPTSSLTEKEISKLIEIIFSLKENGLSAIYISHKLDEIEAVTDSVEVIRDGKSVGGGKTIEMNSNKIISMMVGRSIDNLIPRRSREIGDIIFEAKNYTLYDKVNSNIKKVDDASFFLREREILGFSGLVGSGRTELLSAIYGAYSGDYVGESYLYGKKLNIKKTEDAVDLKIGFVPEERKTQGVILNDSVQNNIVLSTIKNYAVRGILDKNLQKEAALNYKEKLSIKIPSLDFPIKNLSGGNQQKCVLAKSLLINPKILILDEPTRGIDVGAKYEIYQYIFSIVEEGCSVILISSELPEILGLSDRVIVMHEGKIKASLDNNGLTQETIMTAAIGE; encoded by the coding sequence ATGCAAGAGTGCATTCTTGAAATGAAAGATATACATAAAAGTTTTTCCGGTGTAAAAGCATTATCTGGAATATCCTTATCTTTAAGGAAACAGGAGATATTAGGACTATGCGGAGAAAATGGGGCTGGTAAATCTACATTAATGAAAATATTATCCGGAATATATCCTTTTGGTACTTATGATGGAAGTATATTTGTTAATGGTAAAGAAATGAGATTTAACGGCATAAAAGATGCAGAAAGTGCGGGTATTGCTATTATACATCAGGAGCTTAATTTAATACCTGAAATGAATGTTGTAGAAAATTTATTTCTTGGAAATTTTATTAATAAATTCGGTATTCTAAATAAAGATGAAATGTATATAAAAGCTAAAGAGGCTTTATCCGTTATAGCACCTAATATAGATCCTGAATCTAAAATAAAAGATTTAGGTACAGGCGAACAGCAGATGGTAGAAATAGCAAAAGCTATTTTAAAAAATGCAAATATATTAATATTTGATGAACCTACATCTTCGTTAACAGAAAAAGAAATTTCAAAACTTATAGAAATAATATTTTCACTTAAAGAAAATGGTTTAAGTGCCATATATATAAGTCATAAATTAGATGAGATAGAAGCTGTTACTGACAGTGTAGAAGTTATAAGAGATGGTAAAAGTGTAGGCGGCGGAAAAACTATTGAAATGAATAGCAATAAAATTATATCCATGATGGTTGGAAGAAGTATAGATAATTTAATACCTAGAAGAAGCAGAGAAATAGGAGATATAATTTTTGAAGCTAAGAATTATACTTTATATGATAAAGTAAATTCAAATATAAAAAAAGTTGATGATGCTTCATTTTTCCTAAGAGAAAGAGAAATATTAGGTTTTTCAGGTTTAGTAGGATCCGGAAGAACCGAACTTCTTTCTGCCATATATGGAGCTTATAGCGGTGATTATGTAGGAGAAAGTTACTTATATGGAAAGAAACTTAATATAAAAAAGACAGAAGATGCTGTAGATTTAAAAATAGGTTTTGTTCCTGAAGAAAGAAAAACTCAGGGCGTAATTTTAAATGATAGTGTGCAAAACAACATAGTTCTTTCTACTATTAAAAACTATGCAGTAAGGGGTATTTTAGATAAAAATTTACAAAAAGAAGCAGCTTTAAATTATAAAGAAAAGCTTTCTATTAAGATACCTAGTTTAGATTTTCCTATAAAGAATTTAAGCGGAGGTAATCAGCAAAAATGTGTTTTAGCAAAAAGTCTATTAATTAATCCTAAAATATTAATATTAGACGAGCCTACAAGAGGTATAGATGTAGGGGCAAAATATGAAATATATCAATACATATTTTCTATAGTAGAGGAGGGATGTTCTGTGATACTTATATCCTCAGAATTACCAGAAATACTCGGTTTAAGCGATAGGGTTATAGTTATGCATGAAGGTAAAATAAAAGCCTCATTAGATAATAATGGATTAACTCAAGAAACAATAATGACAGCAGCAATAGGAGAATAA
- a CDS encoding sugar ABC transporter permease, giving the protein MFRLKNFLKKYNLFMLFIIVIILWGFFGAITSGSFLSSRNISNLFRQMSITGILSIGMSFVIITSNIDLSVGSMLGLLGAISGILLRSDINAPLAIAITLIFGLIIGAINGFWCAYRKVPAFIVTLAGLLAYRGVVLYITKGQTLAIQDNHFNYIGNGNISPIAAWIILIISIIILILSNMNKLLHSRNKSEKKSLIMNLAFIIVISSIFVYWMNGYRGIPLPVIIMMIITVIASYISNNTVYGRIVYSIGGNSEACKYSGIDIKKYIFMVFTVNGVIAAVAGIINTARLASAVPSTGVNSELDAIAACVIGGISLSGGTGAVLGALLGSLIIASLNNGMSIIGLDSSWQNIIKGIVLLLAVWMDIATKNKSN; this is encoded by the coding sequence ATGTTCAGATTAAAAAACTTTTTAAAAAAATATAATTTATTCATGTTATTTATAATAGTTATTATTCTTTGGGGTTTTTTTGGTGCAATAACCTCAGGAAGTTTTTTATCTTCTAGGAATATATCAAATTTATTCAGACAGATGAGTATTACAGGTATACTTTCTATAGGGATGTCATTCGTAATTATTACCTCAAATATAGATTTATCAGTTGGTTCTATGTTAGGTTTACTAGGGGCTATATCCGGAATCTTATTAAGAAGTGATATAAATGCACCTTTGGCTATAGCTATTACATTAATATTTGGTTTAATAATAGGTGCTATCAATGGTTTTTGGTGTGCATATAGAAAAGTACCGGCTTTTATTGTTACATTAGCAGGATTATTGGCATATAGAGGAGTTGTTTTATATATAACAAAGGGACAGACATTAGCAATACAAGATAATCATTTTAATTATATAGGAAACGGAAATATTTCTCCTATAGCAGCTTGGATAATATTGATTATTTCTATAATTATATTGATATTATCTAATATGAATAAATTGCTTCATAGCAGAAATAAAAGTGAAAAGAAATCTTTGATAATGAATTTAGCTTTTATAATAGTAATTTCTTCAATATTTGTTTATTGGATGAATGGATATAGGGGTATTCCTTTACCTGTTATTATTATGATGATTATTACTGTTATCGCTTCTTATATATCCAATAATACAGTTTATGGAAGAATAGTATATTCTATAGGCGGTAATTCAGAGGCTTGTAAATATTCTGGTATAGATATAAAAAAATATATATTTATGGTATTTACTGTTAATGGCGTTATAGCTGCCGTTGCTGGTATAATAAATACTGCCAGATTAGCTTCTGCAGTACCTTCAACAGGTGTTAATAGTGAATTAGATGCTATTGCAGCTTGTGTTATAGGAGGAATAAGTTTAAGCGGAGGTACAGGAGCTGTACTTGGTGCTTTACTTGGTTCTTTAATAATAGCTAGTTTGAATAATGGTATGAGTATTATAGGACTAGATTCATCTTGGCAGAATATCATTAAAGGTATAGTTTTACTATTGGCTGTTTGGATGGATATTGCCACTAAAAATAAATCTAATTAA
- the recN gene encoding DNA repair protein RecN, with the protein MLKYLEIRNFVLIDKLKINFSSGFNVLTGETGAGKSIIISALELITGEKGSTRMVGANGDRLIVSGNFSLQSSADIVKNKLKEWNIEINNDELNIKREITKDGKSKSFINNVGVKVAELKELGDLIVDIHGQHEHQSLFNPANHLNFYDSYLNIDEKLENYKNHYNKLIKLIKQYNEIYQNKNNILKEKSFLEYAIDEIEKAKLKPNEDEDIKNDITMMSNAESIASSLSSINKDIFGSESGAYIKLTRSISALQSISKYDNRLSDIASQIEGITLNLEDIKTVLTEIRSKTKFDPEELQSLNERLFFINNLKKKYGSNIKEIISYAKESKEKLESLNFSEEDIENLKKEIEELRKKTSVLAKEISDIRHNRKEDFIKAIENEMNDLGMSSTKFDVEITLDEDDDGILNIDGANIKANSTGIDNIEFIIAPNKQSMFQPLRKIASGGEISRIMLSLKNVLSLGDYSETCVFDEIDVGVGGRIAEVIGEKIAALSKRKQVLSVTHLAQIAIYANNHFKVTKNEGDDIVTSTIEELDDSMRVNEIARMITGKEITEASIKHAEEMLEHAKNNI; encoded by the coding sequence ATGCTTAAATATCTCGAAATTAGAAATTTTGTCTTAATAGATAAATTAAAAATAAATTTCAGCAGCGGTTTCAATGTACTTACAGGTGAAACAGGTGCTGGTAAAAGCATTATAATCAGTGCATTAGAGCTTATAACAGGTGAAAAAGGTTCTACTAGAATGGTTGGAGCTAATGGCGACAGATTAATTGTTTCAGGAAATTTTTCTCTGCAGTCATCTGCAGATATTGTAAAAAATAAATTAAAAGAATGGAATATAGAAATAAATAATGATGAGCTTAATATAAAAAGAGAAATAACAAAAGACGGAAAAAGCAAATCTTTCATCAATAATGTAGGTGTTAAAGTAGCCGAATTAAAAGAACTTGGAGATTTAATAGTAGATATACATGGACAGCATGAACATCAGTCTCTTTTTAATCCGGCAAATCATTTAAACTTTTATGACAGTTATTTAAATATTGATGAAAAGCTTGAAAATTATAAAAATCATTATAATAAACTTATAAAATTAATAAAACAGTATAATGAAATATATCAAAATAAAAATAATATTTTAAAAGAAAAATCTTTTTTAGAATATGCAATAGATGAAATAGAAAAGGCTAAATTAAAGCCAAATGAAGATGAAGATATAAAAAATGATATTACAATGATGTCAAATGCCGAAAGCATAGCTTCATCGCTATCTTCTATTAATAAAGATATATTTGGAAGCGAATCAGGAGCTTATATAAAATTAACTAGAAGCATTTCGGCATTACAAAGCATATCAAAATATGATAATAGACTTTCAGATATTGCATCGCAAATAGAAGGCATAACATTAAATCTTGAAGATATAAAAACTGTTTTAACTGAAATAAGATCCAAAACCAAATTTGATCCTGAAGAACTTCAATCTCTTAATGAAAGACTTTTCTTCATTAATAATTTAAAAAAGAAATATGGTTCTAATATAAAAGAAATAATATCTTATGCCAAAGAATCCAAAGAAAAATTAGAATCTCTAAATTTCTCTGAAGAGGATATTGAAAACTTAAAAAAAGAAATAGAAGAATTAAGAAAAAAAACTTCCGTACTTGCAAAAGAAATATCTGATATAAGACATAATAGAAAAGAAGATTTTATAAAAGCAATAGAAAATGAAATGAATGATTTAGGAATGTCGTCTACAAAATTTGATGTTGAAATAACTTTAGATGAAGATGATGATGGTATACTTAATATAGACGGTGCTAATATAAAGGCTAATTCTACGGGTATTGATAATATAGAATTTATAATAGCACCGAATAAGCAGAGTATGTTTCAGCCTCTTAGAAAAATTGCTTCAGGAGGTGAGATATCTAGGATAATGCTTTCACTAAAAAATGTACTTTCTTTAGGAGATTACTCTGAAACATGTGTATTCGATGAAATAGATGTAGGTGTTGGAGGAAGAATTGCTGAAGTTATAGGCGAAAAAATAGCTGCTTTATCAAAAAGAAAACAGGTGCTTAGCGTTACTCATCTAGCACAAATTGCAATATATGCTAATAATCATTTTAAAGTTACAAAAAATGAAGGCGATGATATTGTTACTTCAACTATTGAAGAGCTTGATGACAGTATGAGAGTTAATGAAATAGCAAGAATGATAACAGGAAAAGAAATCACAGAAGCAAGCATAAAACATGCCGAAGAAATGCTTGAACATGCCAAAAATAATATTTAA
- a CDS encoding NAD(+)/NADH kinase, producing MNNSKKQQIGIIVNVLRTDTDGILKKINTIIKKYNIEAIIINYDISSYNNVKKAAKELKNVSMLISIGGDGTLLSALKIAIKYDISVLPIYNGTLGFISEIPPEEAYLILEEYFENKKTLYEIEPRTLLSISVYSKEKDTYREHLAVNELVLSKCDGRAIHINIIISGKLISSIVGDGVVIATPTGSTAYALSAGGPILAPTIDAMSFVPIAPHSLTFRPLVIPKHDNIELELTQKSLKAMITVDGYDICQFKNNDKIKAKISNKNCYIFQSANRLFYDILRNKLNWGR from the coding sequence ATGAATAACAGTAAAAAGCAACAAATAGGAATCATAGTTAATGTTCTTAGAACTGATACTGATGGAATTTTAAAAAAAATAAATACTATAATTAAAAAATATAATATAGAAGCTATAATAATAAATTATGATATATCATCTTACAATAATGTAAAAAAAGCGGCAAAAGAATTAAAAAATGTATCAATGCTGATATCTATAGGCGGAGATGGTACATTGCTTTCAGCTTTAAAAATAGCAATAAAATATGATATATCAGTTCTTCCAATATATAACGGTACATTAGGTTTTATCTCAGAAATACCCCCTGAAGAAGCATATTTAATATTAGAAGAATATTTTGAAAATAAAAAAACATTATATGAAATAGAACCTAGAACATTATTATCTATAAGTGTTTATTCAAAAGAAAAAGATACATATAGGGAACATCTTGCTGTTAATGAGTTAGTTCTAAGTAAATGCGACGGCAGAGCAATACATATAAATATTATAATATCAGGTAAACTAATATCTTCAATAGTTGGAGATGGCGTTGTAATAGCAACCCCTACAGGTTCAACTGCTTATGCTTTAAGTGCAGGCGGACCTATACTTGCCCCAACCATTGATGCTATGTCTTTTGTACCTATAGCACCTCATTCATTAACTTTCAGACCGCTTGTTATTCCTAAACATGATAATATAGAATTGGAATTGACACAAAAATCATTAAAGGCTATGATAACAGTAGACGGATATGATATATGTCAATTTAAAAATAATGATAAAATAAAAGCAAAAATAAGTAATAAGAACTGCTATATATTTCAAAGTGCAAACAGGCTATTTTATGATATACTTAGGAATAAACTTAATTGGGGTAGATAA
- a CDS encoding lysophospholipid acyltransferase family protein, which produces MAKFWGRMLMKMAFISFDIEGKENYDPNKTYLLTPNHQSAFDIFACFSIFKNSFAFVSKDTYGKVPLIGFGMSLANYIFVKRGTVGAVKSIYDMENRLRNNISIVIYPEGTRSATGEVKKPKRGILKISERCSDIPVLPVVIYGTRDIMKARSIKIVPFKKITVRFLEPFYFKDINGDDNDKLDYWYDIMSKNYNELRDKLISN; this is translated from the coding sequence ATGGCTAAATTTTGGGGCAGAATGCTTATGAAAATGGCATTTATTTCTTTTGATATAGAAGGAAAAGAAAATTATGATCCTAATAAAACTTATTTATTAACTCCTAATCATCAAAGTGCTTTTGATATATTTGCATGCTTCAGTATATTTAAAAATTCTTTTGCATTTGTATCAAAGGATACTTATGGAAAAGTACCTTTAATTGGTTTTGGTATGTCTCTTGCCAATTATATATTTGTTAAAAGAGGTACGGTTGGTGCTGTAAAATCTATATATGATATGGAAAACAGATTAAGAAATAATATAAGTATAGTTATTTATCCTGAAGGAACAAGAAGTGCTACAGGAGAAGTCAAAAAACCTAAAAGGGGAATATTAAAGATATCAGAAAGATGCTCAGATATACCTGTTCTTCCTGTTGTTATATATGGTACTAGAGATATTATGAAAGCTAGAAGTATTAAGATTGTTCCATTTAAAAAGATAACTGTGAGATTTTTAGAGCCTTTCTATTTTAAAGATATAAATGGTGATGATAATGATAAATTGGATTATTGGTATGATATTATGAGTAAAAATTATAATGAATTAAGAGATAAATTAATATCAAATTAA
- a CDS encoding 4Fe-4S dicluster domain-containing protein — MNINNNASQLKKDILVKIALMFIEDRLVEDIDRLPIEIIPRDSKSIRCCIHNDREIIKNRIMARLGISVEGKEDSGIPLSGYAKLALERDKPTWPMLTVLDEACNACVRANFMVTNACQACLARPCIVNCPKDAITILDEKRAHIDSSKCINCGLCLKNCPYHAIIYIPVPCEESCPVGAINKNEYGKEVIDYHKCIFCGNCMRECPFGAMMDKGQLIDVLKHLKEDKKVNVMYAPAIASQFNAKPGQLKSALLKIGFNKVWEVALGADVTSDKEAAEFEERMERGDKLMTTSCCPAYVKAVRKHVPELIPCVSETRTPMHYTAEMMHKDDPDAINVFIGPCLAKRREGLDDELVDYGLSMEELDALFIATGTDVSKEPDLDIETVPTASGRKYAMSGGVAEAVKVRLKHPEKLKAAVINGLDKEGMKQLKGYGKVQSGETPMTDATPNLVEVMACNGGCVGGPCVVKNPKAAAVQLQRYASTGTEVKKD; from the coding sequence TTGAATATTAATAATAACGCTTCTCAGTTAAAAAAAGATATCTTGGTAAAGATTGCATTAATGTTTATTGAAGACAGGCTTGTAGAAGATATTGATAGATTACCTATAGAGATAATACCTAGAGATAGCAAATCTATAAGATGCTGTATACACAATGACAGAGAGATAATAAAAAATAGAATTATGGCAAGACTTGGAATAAGTGTTGAGGGTAAAGAGGATAGCGGAATACCATTATCCGGATATGCTAAATTAGCATTAGAAAGAGATAAACCTACTTGGCCTATGCTCACAGTTCTTGATGAGGCTTGCAATGCTTGTGTAAGGGCTAATTTTATGGTAACTAATGCATGTCAGGCTTGTTTAGCTAGACCTTGTATAGTTAATTGTCCTAAAGATGCTATAACAATATTAGATGAAAAAAGGGCGCATATAGACAGCAGTAAATGTATTAACTGCGGATTATGTTTAAAAAACTGTCCTTATCATGCTATTATTTATATACCTGTTCCTTGTGAGGAGTCTTGTCCTGTTGGAGCTATTAATAAAAATGAGTATGGCAAAGAAGTAATAGATTATCATAAATGTATATTCTGCGGAAATTGTATGAGAGAATGTCCATTTGGTGCTATGATGGATAAGGGTCAGCTTATAGATGTTTTAAAGCATTTAAAAGAGGATAAAAAGGTTAATGTAATGTATGCTCCTGCCATAGCTTCTCAATTTAATGCTAAACCGGGACAATTAAAAAGTGCTTTATTAAAAATAGGCTTTAATAAGGTATGGGAAGTTGCTTTGGGAGCAGATGTTACATCGGATAAAGAGGCTGCTGAGTTTGAAGAGAGAATGGAAAGAGGGGATAAACTAATGACCACTTCATGCTGTCCTGCCTATGTAAAAGCGGTAAGAAAGCATGTACCTGAACTTATTCCTTGCGTATCTGAGACTAGAACCCCTATGCATTATACGGCTGAAATGATGCATAAAGATGATCCTGATGCTATTAATGTATTTATAGGACCTTGTCTTGCAAAGAGAAGAGAAGGTTTAGATGATGAGTTAGTAGATTATGGTTTATCTATGGAAGAGCTTGATGCTTTATTTATAGCTACAGGTACAGATGTATCAAAAGAGCCTGATTTGGATATAGAAACTGTTCCTACTGCTTCAGGAAGAAAATATGCTATGAGCGGCGGTGTGGCTGAGGCTGTTAAAGTAAGATTAAAACACCCTGAAAAATTAAAAGCTGCTGTGATTAACGGACTTGATAAAGAGGGTATGAAACAGTTAAAAGGTTATGGAAAAGTTCAGTCAGGAGAAACTCCTATGACAGATGCTACTCCTAATCTTGTTGAAGTTATGGCTTGTAATGGAGGCTGTGTAGGCGGTCCTTGCGTAGTTAAAAATCCTAAGGCTGCTGCTGTTCAATTACAGAGATATGCTTCTACAGGTACTGAAGTAAAAAAAGATTAA